The window GGGAATAACCCGGCTGTCCGGCTGACGGTCCAGCACACTGGTGCAATGCGTTCCGCCCCGCGCGTCATCCCGGCCGTCCCATCGGCCGACGTCCGCCAGCGGATCGTCGCGCTCGCCATAGGGGTGGTGGCGGCGTCTGCAGGTGGCCTGGTGCTGGCCACCGCAGAGGGGACGCTGGCCGACCTGCCGGGCCTCCTCCTCCTGGTACCGGGTGCCATTGCACTGCGGGGCAACGTGTTCGGCGCCATGGGGAGCCGCCTGGGAACCGCCGTGCATGCCGGCACCTTCCGACTCTCGGCCCGACCCGATGGCGTGGTCGGGCAGAACCTGCTGGGAGCCGCTGCCCTGAGCCTGGTCCTCAGCGCAGTCCTCGGCCTGATGGCCCGCGGGACCGCTATCGCGTTCGGGGTCACCCCGACGATGACCCTGGCCGACTTCGTGGTGGTGTCGACCCTGGGAGGGTTGCTGGCCTCGGTATTCGTCGGTGCGGTGACCCTCGGGCTGGCGGCCGGGTCCATCCGCTTCGACTGGGACCTCGACAACGTGCTGGCGCCGCTCGTCTCCACCCTCGGGGACCTGGCCACCGTGCCGGCACTCGTGGTGGCCGCCGGGCTGGCCGAACGATCGGGGCTGACCGATGCACTGGGCGGAAGCCTCGGGCTGGTGGCGGTCGTGGTCCTGGTGGTGGCGTGGCGTTCTCCGCTGGTCGACGTCAGGCGAATCGTCCGCCAGTCGCTCCCGGTGCTGGTCGCCGCCGGGTTGCTCGACCTGATCGCCGGGGTGACCGTCGAGAGGCGCCTCGACGACCTGCTGGCCGCCGAGGCGATGCTCGTCCTGCTGCCTGCCTTCCTGGGTACCGCGGGAGCCCTCGGCGGGATCCTCTCAAGCCGCCTCTCCACCCAGTTCCACCTCGGCCTGGACGACGCCACTCCGTTGCCGACCCGATCCAGCCTCCGCGAGTTCCGGTCACTTGCCCTGCTAGCCCTACCGGTGTTCGCCTGTTGTGCCGTGATCGCCCAGTGGGCGTCGGTGGCCACCGGCCAGACCACGCCCGGGCTCGGAGACCTGCTGGCCGTGGTCATGATCGCCGGCCTGGTGGCCACCGTGCTGGTCGTCGTCGTGGCGTACTACACGACGATGGCCGCCTACAGGTTCGGTCTGGACCCGGACACCTACGGCATCCCGGTGGTGATGTCGAGCCTCGACCTGGTCGGGGCGTCCACCCTGATCCTGGCCATGGTGGCCGTGGGGGTGGCATGACCACGCCAAGGTGTGCTGATCCCGGAACCCTTTCCGACCGGTCGACGGTCGGGAATACCATTGACCCACTACATCGAGCGAGGATCTGATGGACGAAAGACCCCGCAACCTGCGGGCCATGTTGGCCGAGGCCAAGGACACATCGGAGCTGATGGTCGACCTGGCCTACGCGTCGGTCTACTTCGGCGACCCGGACATGGCTGAAGAGGTCGACGAG of the Acidimicrobiales bacterium genome contains:
- a CDS encoding magnesium transporter, giving the protein MRSAPRVIPAVPSADVRQRIVALAIGVVAASAGGLVLATAEGTLADLPGLLLLVPGAIALRGNVFGAMGSRLGTAVHAGTFRLSARPDGVVGQNLLGAAALSLVLSAVLGLMARGTAIAFGVTPTMTLADFVVVSTLGGLLASVFVGAVTLGLAAGSIRFDWDLDNVLAPLVSTLGDLATVPALVVAAGLAERSGLTDALGGSLGLVAVVVLVVAWRSPLVDVRRIVRQSLPVLVAAGLLDLIAGVTVERRLDDLLAAEAMLVLLPAFLGTAGALGGILSSRLSTQFHLGLDDATPLPTRSSLREFRSLALLALPVFACCAVIAQWASVATGQTTPGLGDLLAVVMIAGLVATVLVVVVAYYTTMAAYRFGLDPDTYGIPVVMSSLDLVGASTLILAMVAVGVA